In the Chloroflexota bacterium genome, one interval contains:
- a CDS encoding PLDc N-terminal domain-containing protein: MDNLALVLAPLVVLQVGLMALGYVDLARRDAVRGGKKWVWALVMLVSFVGPILYFAIGREE; encoded by the coding sequence ATGGACAATCTCGCTCTCGTGTTGGCTCCGCTGGTCGTGTTGCAGGTGGGACTGATGGCGCTGGGCTACGTGGACCTGGCGCGGCGCGACGCCGTGCGCGGCGGCAAGAAGTGGGTCTGGGCGCTGGTCATGCTCGTGAGTTTCGTCGGCCCCATCCTGTACTTCGCGATAGGCCGCGAGGAGTAG
- a CDS encoding ABC transporter permease subunit: MKKALVVFRKEWREILKNKLILYTIGVPPILLAILPLVMMYFMRNEPVDPEDLAMYAQFVAALPWLTEQEVVMYVLLNQFVLLFLMMPVVIPVTIASFSIIGEKEQRSLEPLLATPIRVTELLAGKTLAAVVPALLTTWAAFAIFLAGAYFLATPALLRALLSPMWWLAFFVMAPLFCVLSVAIGVVISSRVNDTRVAQQIGGLIVLPVVALAMLQTFGKVLYTTQTFALACVVLAAVDVLVIRVGSNLFQRETILTRWK; encoded by the coding sequence ATGAAGAAGGCGCTCGTCGTATTCCGCAAAGAGTGGCGCGAGATTCTCAAGAACAAACTCATCCTCTACACAATTGGGGTTCCGCCCATCCTGCTGGCCATCCTGCCGCTGGTCATGATGTATTTCATGCGCAACGAGCCGGTGGACCCCGAAGACTTGGCCATGTACGCGCAATTCGTCGCGGCGCTGCCCTGGCTCACCGAGCAGGAAGTGGTGATGTACGTGCTGCTCAATCAGTTCGTGCTGCTGTTCCTGATGATGCCCGTGGTCATCCCGGTTACCATCGCGTCCTTCAGCATCATCGGCGAAAAGGAGCAGCGCAGCCTGGAGCCGCTTCTGGCCACGCCCATCCGCGTTACCGAACTCCTGGCGGGCAAGACGCTGGCGGCGGTGGTGCCGGCGCTCCTGACCACATGGGCGGCCTTCGCCATCTTCCTCGCGGGGGCCTACTTCCTGGCCACGCCTGCGCTCTTGCGCGCGCTCCTGTCGCCCATGTGGTGGTTGGCGTTCTTCGTCATGGCGCCGCTGTTCTGCGTCCTGTCGGTGGCCATCGGCGTCGTGATCTCCTCGCGGGTGAACGACACCCGCGTGGCCCAGCAGATCGGCGGACTCATCGTGCTGCCGGTGGTGGCCCTCGCCATGCTCCAGACCTTCGGCAAGGTGCTGTACACGACGCAGACCTTCGCGCTGGCCTGCGTGGTGCTGGCTGCGGTGGATGTTCTCGTCATCCGCGTGGGGAGCAACCTGTTCCAGCGCGAGACGATTCTGACGCGCTGGAAGTGA
- a CDS encoding ABC transporter ATP-binding protein, with translation MVIETYGLTRKFNGNLAVDDLTIDVREGEVFGFLGPNGAGKTTTVRMLVCLIRPTSGTARINGYELGRDNQQIRRICGILTETPGLYEKLSARENLLYFARLYDVQDPEAQVRKYLQMLGLWDKRGEPVGIFSKGMRQKVAIARALIHEPRLLFLDEPTAALDPESAKTVRDFIEELKGERRTIFLCTHNLDEAERLCDRIGVIRQRLIAVDTPDGLRRSLFGRQTVVQLAEVTPALVDALRGLEFISHVKQDGHRLLVSLSDPDAQNPVIVERLVRAGAKVQYVSEVKHSLEDVYLTLVREEAR, from the coding sequence ATGGTGATTGAAACCTATGGATTGACCCGCAAATTCAACGGCAACCTGGCCGTGGATGATCTGACGATAGATGTCCGAGAGGGCGAGGTGTTCGGCTTCCTCGGCCCTAACGGCGCGGGCAAAACGACCACGGTGCGCATGTTGGTGTGCCTGATTCGCCCCACGTCGGGCACTGCGCGCATCAACGGCTACGAACTGGGGCGCGACAACCAGCAGATTCGCCGCATTTGCGGCATCCTGACCGAGACGCCGGGCCTCTACGAGAAACTCAGCGCACGGGAAAACCTGCTGTACTTCGCTCGGCTGTACGACGTGCAGGACCCGGAGGCCCAGGTGCGCAAGTATCTCCAGATGTTGGGCCTGTGGGACAAGCGCGGTGAGCCGGTGGGCATCTTCTCCAAGGGCATGCGCCAGAAGGTGGCCATCGCCCGCGCCCTGATTCACGAGCCGCGCCTGCTGTTCCTGGACGAGCCGACCGCCGCCCTGGACCCGGAGTCGGCCAAGACGGTGCGCGATTTCATTGAGGAACTCAAGGGCGAGAGGCGCACCATCTTCCTGTGCACGCACAACCTGGACGAGGCCGAGCGGCTGTGCGACCGCATCGGCGTCATCCGCCAGCGCCTCATCGCCGTGGACACGCCCGATGGCCTCCGCCGCAGCCTGTTCGGCCGCCAGACGGTGGTGCAACTGGCGGAGGTTACGCCCGCGCTGGTGGATGCCCTGCGCGGCCTGGAGTTCATCTCCCACGTCAAGCAGGACGGACATCGGCTTCTCGTGTCGCTCTCGGACCCCGACGCGCAGAACCCCGTCATCGTAGAGCGCCTGGTGCGTGCGGGCGCGAAAGTGCAGTACGTGAGCGAGGTCAAGCACTCGCTGGAGGACGTGTACCTGACGCTGGTACGGGAGGAGGCGCGATGA